The Oncorhynchus nerka isolate Pitt River linkage group LG13, Oner_Uvic_2.0, whole genome shotgun sequence sequence TACTAGAACAGTTGTTTTCAAACACATTTATCAATTCTAATAACCTTAAAATGGGaaaagtacccccccccccacacatatTTTTACTTCAACAAATAACCTTCAAATCATTACGTTTTCATCTCGTCAAAATGAAGAGTCCTGCTTTAGAGTCTACACAATGCTATCTACCAATCAGGGCCGTGTATGtgtaaatatatttacatttgtatCAACACTCTCACACAATCAGACCTGAGCATTTAATGGCTCAGGGGAAATCAATtattacacaagtatatatttttttgttatttttcacgAAATAAATGCACACAGTGATTTTATTAGACATACCAGTGATTATGTAAAGTGGTAGACAGTAGGGGACTTTAAACTATTCTTACTTTTACATTTCTAATGTGTTTCtatatttcttattttttttatttttatatattttgtcTCTGTAGGAGAGCAGTGGGCCAGACTCCCAGGGAATGAACGAGAAGGAGACCAGGGCAGTTACAGCACCAGCTACAAAGGTTACGACCCCTGAACCTGATGTAGAGGCCATCACCAAGACAGTCACCAGCAACCTCTCCATGCAGGAGTACTTTGCCCAGCGGATGGCTCAGCTGAAAAAGGGTCGTGGCGAGGCTCCCACTGCAACCTCATCACCAGAGAACAGTGATACGCAGCAAGTCCCGGCTGATTTTGTCACTGACCACACAGAGGAACTCACgtcgaagaagaagaagaagaagaagaggagaaagagagagagggaagaggatgacgtggtggtggtggtgaaggaAGAGTCTGTCGTAGATCTCGTGTCGGAGGGGCgcgagaagaagagaaagagaaagcgggCGGAGAAAGAGGTGTTGGCTGAAAACTGCAGCGCCACCACTGGCGTGGAGCAGAACTACCAGGACCGCCAAATAGTAGACTTAACAACGGAGTGCGAGGTTGTAAATaagaaatggagggaggaggtggttgTCGTGGAGGATGAGGTGATCGTGGTAAAAGAGAAGAAATCTAAAAAggacaagaagaagaagacaaaGAAGAGAATAGATCTACATTCTTTGTAGAACTATTAGAACTGTCTTCTCTTGAACGgtcgtctcaaatggcaccctaatccctttgtagtgcactactcccATATGGCTCTGattataaagtagtgcactatatattattattatagagagaatagggtgccgtttgggatgcacAATAGTCCTCGGGTTTCtgtgttacagtacagtaggcctCTGTTCATACATGAAAGAACTGTGTCTGTGCACAGAGTGATTCTCATCGGGTAGTTTGGACTGAATATCTGCTGGAAGGAATCTAGGTAGTTCTACGTTGCTGGAGCCATTCAGGATGAGTTTGGTGCTTTCCCAGAGATACACTTTTATAATGATCCTTGTGACTCGTATGTTCTCTGGATGCCCCCTGTAGTCTCCCTGTAGTCTCTGCTCCCTgaagtctctctgtagtctctgctCCCTGTAGTCTCCCTGTAGTCTCTGCTCCCTGTAGTCTCCCTGTAGTCTCTGCTCCCTGTAGTCTCCCTGTAGTCTCTGCTCCCTGAAGTCTCCCTGTAGTCTCTGCTCCCTgaagtctctctgtagtctctgctCCCTGTAGTCTCTGCTCCCTGTAGTCTCCCTGTAGTCTCTGCCCCCTGTAGTCTCCCTGAAGTCTCCCTGTAGTCTCTGCCCCCTGTAGTCTCCCTGAAGTCTCCCTGTAGTCTCTGCTCCCTGAAGTCTCCCTGTAGTCTCCCTGTAGTCTCCCTGTAG is a genomic window containing:
- the pinx1 gene encoding PIN2/TERF1-interacting telomerase inhibitor 1 isoform X2, with amino-acid sequence MSMLAEPRKKQKWSVDPRNSAWSKDESKFGQKMLERMGWSKGKGTGLGRTEQGSTEHIKVKVKNNQLGLGTTASHEDNWIAHQDDFNQLLADLNNCHGQNTANEAPSEEKQQEKSFSLEEKSKTSRKRVHYMKFTKGKDLSSRSQTDLACIFGKRGTKRIAEDQEEESSGPDSQGMNEKETRAVTAPATKVTTPEPDVEAITKTVTSNLSMQEYFAQRMAQLKKGRGEAPTATSSPENSDTQQVPADFVTDHTEELTSKKKKKKKRRKREREEDDVVVVVKEESVVDLVSEGREKKRKRKRAEKEVLAENCSATTGVEQNYQDRQIVDLTTECEVVNKKWREEVVVVEDEVIVVKEKKSKKDKKKKTKKRIDLHSL
- the pinx1 gene encoding PIN2/TERF1-interacting telomerase inhibitor 1 isoform X1 — protein: MRLEKEGLGRTEQGSTEHIKVKVKNNQLGLGTTASHEDNWIAHQDDFNQLLADLNNCHGQNTANEAPSEEKQQEKSFSLEEKSKTSRKRVHYMKFTKGKDLSSRSQTDLACIFGKRGTKRIAEDQEEESSGPDSQGMNEKETRAVTAPATKVTTPEPDVEAITKTVTSNLSMQEYFAQRMAQLKKGRGEAPTATSSPENSDTQQVPADFVTDHTEELTSKKKKKKKRRKREREEDDVVVVVKEESVVDLVSEGREKKRKRKRAEKEVLAENCSATTGVEQNYQDRQIVDLTTECEVVNKKWREEVVVVEDEVIVVKEKKSKKDKKKKTKKRIDLHSL